GCATGTTAAAGTAAAGTATGATGCGCGCGTACAACACAACGTGTCCAATAATATCATCATACGGTTTGTTTCTTCTAACTGAATAAACCAAACTCTTACCAACATCGTTCCACACccatttttttccctttttcttttttcccgAGAAAATCCACCCATTTTCCCGAGAAAATCAAATCACccacacaacaacaacaacagtcATCGATCCATCGATCGATGAGCTTGGTACCGTGATTCACAAACCATTCCAGGACGATGATGAGGTCGACCCCTCATGGAACAAAATCTAAATCTCACATTGCTGAAAACTGTTACTGATCCAGAAGATGTTAGAGTGATTGAGTGGGAAGATTTTGAGCATGATCTTGCTAGGTTATCGAGTCTCTCTTCTGCACTCAACGAAGCTAAcgagaaaaagaaaaaccttCAGCATAAACTTGAGTCCCTTATCCAGGTAGGGTTTTAGTGTTTGCTTAATCAGAattaggtttttgttttttcgaAATTGGGAATTATTGAATTTTTGTGTGTTGTTGGTGAGTTAATTCTGAATTGAagataaattgaaattaaagcaaGGGGAAAGTTCCACTATGAAATCACATTCTATATTTGATTCTATTTATTCCTAAAAGCAATTAAATTGAAGTAATTGCAATTTTGCGGTGTTTGTTTGTAGTGTTATCATCTATAGTAAATTCGTAAGATTAGAAGGCAATAATTTATTTGCCAATTCATTACTTTCTTGTGGTCTATTTTCCATTTAGGGTTCTCCGCAATTCACAATTTAGGGATTCTGGTGTTTTAGTTGGTTGCTGAGAGGCTTAAAGGTTAAAGTCAATCACTTTCCAGTGTATTATGGTTGGATTAGTTGATCTCTCATTTGGGGTAGGCTTGAATGAGGGTTTATAGTGATTTGGGGGTGGGGGAGGGATTGAACCTCTGCATCACAAGTTAAGGGCTTCTGTATTTACCAACTAATTGAGTGTTTAGTTTAGCATTTGAGGTTGCAAACACACGTCCATATCAGAGAAGCTACAAACTGGAGTTTCCAAGTTACTGTGAGTTTTCGTCGTGATTTGGTCTACCAAGCTGCCAGatcaaacatacactaaaataGCCACCCTTTGGCTTCACGTCGCTTTcgatatatatactaaataagtAATTGAGAGAAGGGAGACATCCCGTTgatctaaaaattaataaacaatgggataattcaaattcaaatgagatgcttttgttttcttttttaaaattcaaacaaatttgGGATAGAGTTTAGGATAAGAAGCTAATCAAGCAAGTTTTTTTGCTTTTCGAATTTTCAAAACTGTAGAAAAGTTGTTGAAAACACCAACCAAACAGGGTCATTAATGTCAGTTTCTGATGTGTCAGtctgtgtatatttttttaactatacTTGTTCCTAATTAATGAGCCCGCGTATTAGCGGGCAATGATTTTGTGAGCAGGTCAATGGTGAATCATTGGGTCGATTAAATGAACTATATGAGATGCGTCAAAAATTGGAATCAAAGAAATTGATGATGGAGAATATGTCCATACGTTCTAGGCTGGCAAAGGAGGATGCTGGTAAGCAGGAGGAGCAGCTTAGTGGTGCTGTGCAGTCACTTTTAGTGGCGGGTGGCACTCTCTCTGTAACTAGCAGAAACCTTCAGgtgagattattattatttttgttgtttacaGAATATGTTAGTTTTTCCTAGCGGGCTTGGTGGCTTATGCTTTTTTGgggaaataattaaaatttaaaaatcagtgggctctattattttttctttccttaGTAATTGAGAATTACGAAGGCACGTCCTGAAAACAAGCATAAAAGTAGCTGATCTGATGAATGTCAACAACTAATTGGGAGGGACATGGGTTGAAACCTGGCCTTTTTCACACCATTTCAGTTGACATTAGAATTTAGAAGAGGATATAAGGATTTCTAAAGGGTTGTAATTGTGAAGGGGTTCTGAGAATATTTATGTTTACAATTTGCAGTTTTCTAAATTCTGATGTGTACAAATTTAGTTTTTACAATGTATGAAGCTTTTCAGCTTTCAATTCGTATATCATTTGACATTCttaagaaaattttaatattgaagACCCTAGCAACAACTTAGCCgacaccaaaaaataaatagtctCAACTCTCAGGGGaagttgtgtaaaaaaaaaaacaaacctcTCAAGGGTAGTACGTAACATTCactggttttatttttttggtctgaGTTTTTTTAAACTACAAATTGAAAAAGGCAATGCTGCTTGTGTACAACTTTGTGCTTTTGTATTGGCTAGGTGATATGTCTCCTTCTTGACTACTGCAAACATGTTACTTTTAGCATAGTGATAACACGTTGGGGGATTTTTTCTTTGACGAATAATAGTTTCTTAAAGACTCATTTGTTGTCTTGCTGCAAAAAAAACTCATTTGTTTGATGTTAAAGAATGTGTTAACGATTGACATCATAATATTGATCTTTTTTGCTTTTGGCCTAATTTATGGTCAGATGAATAGAGTGTGCCTTTTTCAGTTTCTATTGTACCTATCCCAAAGACAAATTCAAGCACCCTCAATTTTTGAAAGGCCTTTTTTTCCCCCTATGTTGGCCTTTGTAAGAAATAGCATctgacaaatttattattttgacatatacaaattaagttattatttatttgtgcTATATTTCATATACAGGGGAAAATAGTAATGTCATATATTTACTCCTGCTATTGTAGTTTGAAACCTGATGATGCTGTTATTATAGGAATCAAGTAGATTACTGTCAGAAGAAAATGGCTATGTTCATCTGAGAAACTTACAGAAGATGCTAAGGATAAGGCAACAATACATGACATCTCAAATTTCAATGCTGTATCCTGTTAAGTTGGTGGTTGGACCAGCACAAGAGCAAGAGCTTGAAGCATATCCTTTAGGTGGCCCAGCAGGTAATAGTCAGCTtagtgataatttttttttggtgtggaTTGTACCCCTATAATAAGACACGACTGAACTCATACAAAAGAAGAAACTTGAGGTGCTAAGATGGTTCACCCACTCTCCCTTGGTTTCCTATTTCTTAAATTGGGCTGTTGTGTTGAAAAGGAGTCTCTCTCATTCTGTGACTCATCTACCTGATGCACCTCACAACTTGTTCTTTTTCATTGATGCTTCTGCATAGTTCTTGCTTCATGTTTACTGCCTTAAATTAtaacttttttgaaaacaaaGTACAATGTCACATTCTTGATTAACAGTATATCTCATACTTCACTCTcgttttttatagaataaaagGCAGTATTATAAGCAATAAACTGCAGACCACATTATTGTTGTTCTAAATGTAGGTGTACACTGTACTAGCTGAGTGAATCTTTTGCGTGCCtaaatattatttgattaataaCCTCTATATTGAAATATTGATGACACAATTGTAGATCCTTTGAACATTCAACTTATCAATTAGTACTATTGTTTATTCATGTTACTTTTCTTTATACCATAAAGAGGCTTTCGTGGAATGTTTCACAGTATGGAATGGATGCACTGAAACACTACTAGAATAATAGCAATTCACTAAATGTTAAagtctattttattttgcatagtagtaatttaaattttgcaattttttggATAATATTGACTGCATTTCTAAATGATATCTTCTCATAATCATTGTTAAAAGAAGTTGTGTTTATATCCTTGCCCAGGGGTTCCTCCCGAACTCAAACCAACTAATCAAGGATCCTTGACGATTCAGGGTCTGCATTTAAGTATGCTATCATTTAGAAAGATGAGTTTTTTCACAGATAAAAAGGAAATTCAGAAATCTGCCACAGCCCTAGGATATGTTGCACATGTAAGTTTATTACCTCCCTGGCCTTCTTTGCCTCAGAACTGCATATGATctgtttatgtttttatttttaacttgtgCTTTTTATGATTCATCCAAAAAAATGTCGTGATACAGATTTAATACgctaccccccccccccccccccccccccccccacacacacacacacacccacccacccacacacacacacacccacccacccacacacacacacacagtttCTAAAACTCTGTTTTCGTCCAGATGGGCAAAATCTGAAATTGTCAGGGGGGATAAAAGCACCTCTCTTTTACTATAGCTTATATGGGACCGTGGACCTAATAATTGTTGAAACATGCTTCTACCAGGCTGAttgatttttcttctttccagGCTGTTTCACTTATAGCTTCATACTTGCAAGTTCCTCTACGTTATCCTGTACGGTTGGGTGCCTCTCATTCATATATTATTGACCATGCACCCTCGTTAGAGCTAACTTCTTCTGAAGCTTCAACAAGTGCAAAATCTTTCACAAATGCCAAGCATGTAGAATTCCCCCTATTTTTAGAAGGTCAAGACACAACAAGAGCAGCTTACGCTGTATTCTTGTTAAGCAAGGTATATATCCacatatatgttaatattttccCTGTAGTAATTTCGAGCTTTGAATTTAATATTTAGTTTGAACTTTTGCAAAACATAACATGATAGTCTCCCTCTTGTTCATTGTTTCCTTCAGAGGTTCTTTCACCGACACTCCACCCCTTATTTACCATTtgcttaatttatttgtttgcgTTGTGAACTTTTCTTAATGGCTTGCGACTTATTTACATTCCTTTGTTTAGTAGATTGTATATCTGATTATGATCTGTGTTTCTGTCGTTAAGCAGCTTTTTTCATATCTGTTTCACTGAAATAGTAACGTTTTGGAGAAGATTGGATTCATTTTCTAGACTTTGCTAAAGCATCATATTGGATTGTGTTGTCTTTCTCTTATGTTTCTTTGCAATGCATTAATAGACTCGGTTAATAGACCTACTGTATGTTAGTTAACTTGTTTCTTCACCATAGTTTTATTCTCCTAACTATTTGAAAAAAGCTGTTGAATTTGCACTGGCCTTGTCATTATGAGGAATGTCTTTGCATTCCCACTCTTTGTTTCTTTACTTTCTCCTTGAAACCATAGTTGTGTTATTGAGCGGGATATCATTTTACTTACTACCATGTAAAATCTCCATTCTGATTAATCTTAACTTACTGCTTATTTCACTCTGATTAATCTTAACTCACTGCTTATTTCACTTATGTTTTTTGATTGTAGGACTTAGAGCAGCTTttgaatttcattggtgccaaGAGTTTGGGACCACGCCATGTATTGGCTAATCTGAGGGAACTTTTTAGAACTATCCAGTCTTCAGCTTTTATAGATAACTTAATCTAGTACTTCTTTCTGAACTTCAAATTTCTTGTAAATTGATTTTTGTTAATTCACACACAGGTGCAATTTTTTTGGTGCACCGTCCAATGTAGCATTGTTATCAAAATTGAGTCGAATTTTCTATAACAGATTTGATATTCTTTTCAAAAGTATACacagttgttgattatattgtTCTTCTGAAAGAACATTTCAGGTGAATCTCTTGTGAGGCTGTCATGCTGTATAGACATTTTCTGGACAAATTCTTACGTTTGTGTGGAAGTTTTCTTGCTCCAGGTGGATCTCAACCATTTCTTGATCAACagagaaaaaattaaacatcagtgaaattaataaattgatggataaaatgaacaaatttaaGAATACAGGGACCAGAACAAATATAAATGGAAAATGAGACTCAAATTTACTTGTGTCTTCTAATTTTAGCGCATAtgtgaaaaatatttgaaaccatttctatttttcataagaatattttttttgttttgttttgttttcattttacaTTGTGAAAATGGTAGTAAATCCTAGTAGATGCTTAACACCAAACTTTTGAAATAAAGCTATGAGATTCTCTATATCTACCGAAGTAGTATGACAGTATCAGGAATATTATGTGCAGAAAATTTGACTACTCATTAAGCTACTTTCATTATGTGCAGAAAATTTGACTACTCATTAAGCTAGTACTTACTTTCAAAATGTAAGATTTTCCCTTGCGTGTTGTTTGAGCTTCGGATGTCATATacttgctttttcttttttaagaaaTACCACTAACTATTGTATACTCTTAAATATAGTTagtagtaaaaatatatatgaaaatatatgttttttaatggaaaaatatataaaaatcaatacaataaaaattaaaatagtatttaactttttaaataaataatttttaaatagaatCTTTATAAACGTCCAAAAAATGCTTAACTGTGTTCATACTtcatactattattattatatactcgtatattttttttggatagaatattatatattatatattatatatagctgttgagaaaatcaaatatttaagtatCCTTTAAGGactaatataatgatataaattactaatgtagttataatactataaatatatattatactaatgAAGAGAATGGAGAGAATGGAGAAGTTTTATGAGATTACTTATTGCTCTCAAGAGTGTCTTTTACATGATCCAAAGGGTGGTATTTATACTACTAAAACTATGAATACATTAACTTAGATTTACTATTGCAAGTTGACATTTACattgataattttacattactattttaagttgacattatagatagatatttcaacattaatagtaaccaatgtctttcaagataattttgttgattttccaatttattataacactccccctttgAAATATCTATCATGGTGCTTTATTGAAGCTTGGTCGAGGAGATTGTGATGGGAACATGtgctgcctcgttaaaaaccttattaGGAAAAACCCATTGGGATAAAAACCTcaataagggaaaaagagtacaacattatGCTCCCCCTTAACCAAGCCTAGGTAATTCTTCTTCAAATGTCTCGAAGGTGACGCATTCCAATACTTCGTACGTGTTTCTTGAAGACTGATGTGGAAAATGCCTTTGTAAAGAGATCGGCCACATTTTCACTCGAACGAATGTATTGAATATCAAcctctttgtttctttctagCTCTTGTGTGAATGAGAAGAATTTTGGAGGAATGTGTTTGGTTCTATCACTTTTGACGTATCCTTCTTTCATCTGAGTAACACATGCAGCATTGTCTTCATACAAAATTGTTGGATTCTTATCAGTTGGTAAACCAGACGTTCCTTGGATATGTTGAGTTACTGATCTCAACCATCTACATTCTTTGCTAGCTTCATGGAGGGCAATTACTTCAGCATGATTTGAAGAAGTTGCTACAAGTGTTTGCTTTTGAGATCTCCATGATATTGCGGTGTCACCATATGTAAACACATATCCAGTCTGTGATTTAGCATTATGTGGATCTGACAAATATCCTGCATCTGCATAACCAAGTAAAACTGGTTTTGTATTGTTAgaataaaacaaaccaaaatcagaAGTACCTCGGAGATatcgaaaaatatgttttattcctttccaatgtctctttgtAGGACATGAACTGAATCTTGCTAGTAAATTCACTGCAAAGGCTATATCAGGCCTTGTACAGTTGGCAAGGTACATGAGTGCCCCAATGGCACTGAGGTATGGTACTTCAGAGCCAAGATCtgtttcattttcttccttAGGTCTAAACGGATCCTTTTCAACATTTAATGTTCTGCCCATCATTGGGGTACTCAAAGGGTTGGCTTTGTCCATGTTGAATCTTTTCAATACCCTTTCTGTATAGTTTGATTGATGTACCAATAtaccatttttagtatattcAATTTGCAAACCAAGGCAGAATTTGGTTTTCCCCAAatctttcatttcaaattctttctttaagtaatctcttgcttctttaatttctttattggtACCAATGATatttaaatcatcaacatagacaGCGATTATTACAAAACCAgatattgtttttcttataaaaacacAAGGGCAAATAGGATTATTTACATagccttctttaaataaatattcactcAGTCTGTTATACCACATGCGTCCTGACTGCTTTAACCCGTATAATGACCTCTGCAACTTTATTGCATACGTCTCTCTGGGTTTTGAGTTTTCAGGCATCTTAAATCCTTCCgggattttcatatatatgttaCTATCAAGTGATCCATACAAGTAAGCAGTAACAACATCTATGAGATACATGTCCAATTTGTTAAACACTGATAAACCAATTAAATAACGAAAAGTAATGGCATCCATAACAGGAGAATATGTTACCTCATAATCAATTCCTGGTCTTTGGGAAAAACCTTGTGCAACAAGACGAGCCTTGTATCTTACaatctcatttttctcatttcgtTTTCTTACAAAGACCCACTTATACCCAACAGGTTTCACACCTTCAGGTATATCCACAATGGGTCCAAATACTTTTCGATTTTTAAGAGAGTTTAACTCAGTATTTATCGCATCTTTCCAATTTTTCCAATCATGTCTATTTTGACATTCATTCACAGTTTTGGGTTCAGGATCATCATTTTCGTTTATGATTTCACATGCAATTGAGAACGAAAATATTTCATCAATGTTCATACCTTTTCGGCTCCACAGATTTCCTGTattaacataatttattgaaatctcGAGATCATTCTTGTTATCAGCTTCATTATTAATGATCTCATTGTCATCATTTTGTGCTTCTTCGAGAGCACAATTTTCAATCATGGATTTGTTGTTATCTAGTGTCTTTTCAGGATCACTTTCAATCATATTCaccttttctgtttcttttctttttcgggGATTTTTGTCTTTGGATCCCATAGGTCGGCCACGCTTCAAGCGTGCCTTGGATGTACTTGCTACatcatttgtttttgaaatatcaaTTCTTGCTGGGACATTTATAGCTGGTACATGTGACTTTGTCACTCTTTTCAAATCAGTGAATGAATCTGGCAGTTGGTTTGCTAAATCTTGTAAGTGTACTAttttctttacattttcttcCCATGATTTATTATATGGGTCCAAATGTAATAAAGATGGTACATACcatgttatttcattttctatgtGTTTATTTTCTCCCCCTAGTGTTGGAAattttgtttcatcaaaatgacaATCAGCAAATCTTGCCTGAAAAACATCACCTGTTAAAGGTTCAAGGTATCTAATAATAGACGGTGATTCATACCCTACATATATTCCCAATCTCCTTTGAGGTCccatttttgttctttgtgGTGGAGCTATTGGGACATATACTGCACAACCAAAAATTTTTAAATGGgaaatatttggttccttacctATTGCAAGCTGATAAGGGGTGTGTTTATGATCAGCACTCGGCCTTAGACGGATGAGTGTTGCAGCATGTAAAATTGCATGACCCCAAACAGTAACTGGTAGCTTAGTTCTCATTATTAATGGTCTAGCTATATATTGAAGACGTTTTATTAATGACTCAGCTAAGCCATTTTGTGTATGCACATGAGGAACAGGGTGTTCAACAGTGATTCCTACTGACATGCAATAATTATTGAATGATTCTGATGTAAATTCACCAGCATTGTCAAGTCTAATTTTCTTTATAGTATAATCAGGAAATTGTgctcttaatttaattatttgtgcaAGAAATTTTGCAAATGCCATATCACGACTTGACAATAAACAAACATACGACCATCTACTAGATGCATCAATTAATACCATAAAATATCTGAATGGTCCAGACGGTGGATGGATAGGTCCACATATATCACCTTGAATCCTTTCAAGAAATGCAGGTGATTCTGTATGAATTTTGCCTGGTGAATGTTTTGTTATTAGTTTTCCAAGAGAACAGGCTTCACATGGTTTATCCTCTTTTGTAAACTTTAAACCTTTCAAAGGATGACCATGAgtactttcaattatttttcgcATCATTGTTGAGCCAGGGTGACCTAAACGGTCATGCCATAAAATCATAGTTTTGGGGTCTTCTTTTACTACCAaattacattcaattttatgtatatatgtataatgtaatcCCGAAGGCAATTTTGGTAGCTTTTCTAAGGTTTTCTTCTTTCCAGAAACAttagtagtaatattaatatatttcatattgcCTTCAGTTACAGTTTCAGTGTCAAACCCTTGACGATATATGTCATTAAAACTCAACAAATTTCTCTTTGATTTAGGAGAATATAAAGCATCATTAATGACAAATTTTGTTCCATTTGGTAACATGAACATAGCATTACCTGTCCCTTCTATTAAATCAGCAGGTCCTGAGATAGTATTTATCACACCTTTAGTAGAATTTAAAtcattgaaatatttcttactTTTGAGGATCGTGTGGGTAGTTCCACTGTCCGGGATGCAAATGTCTTTGACATGTTCCATGTCTGaccttcttaaa
This portion of the Trifolium pratense cultivar HEN17-A07 linkage group LG3, ARS_RC_1.1, whole genome shotgun sequence genome encodes:
- the LOC123914194 gene encoding UV radiation resistance-associated protein; the encoded protein is MEQNLNLTLLKTVTDPEDVRVIEWEDFEHDLARLSSLSSALNEANEKKKNLQHKLESLIQVNGESLGRLNELYEMRQKLESKKLMMENMSIRSRLAKEDAGKQEEQLSGAVQSLLVAGGTLSVTSRNLQESSRLLSEENGYVHLRNLQKMLRIRQQYMTSQISMLYPVKLVVGPAQEQELEAYPLGGPAGVPPELKPTNQGSLTIQGLHLSMLSFRKMSFFTDKKEIQKSATALGYVAHAVSLIASYLQVPLRYPVRLGASHSYIIDHAPSLELTSSEASTSAKSFTNAKHVEFPLFLEGQDTTRAAYAVFLLSKDLEQLLNFIGAKSLGPRHVLANLRELFRTIQSSAFIDNLI